TTGAAGAGACGACTAGCTTGCACAGGAGTACTGTGTGGAACACACAGGTTTTACAGGGAACTGCATGTGTCTGCAAAGAAATTAGTGCTTTAACAGGAAAATAACTTTAAATTCAGGTAAGTGATTAGACCCTGCAGGCTAAGTGACTATTCATTTAGTTCTGTGTGATAGTGCAAGACTTACACATTTAATTGAATCAATGTATTGTAGCTATGATAGATTGTTTAATATGATGTACCTTTGAAGTCAGTCTAAACGGGTCAATGCACCCATGAAGAATGCAGCACGAACTTTCACAATACAAAAAGGAGTTGGACTGCGACAGAGTATAGATAAATAGAAATGGCGAAGAAGTTCAAAGCACCTAGCTTTGAACTTCCTCTAAACTTCATGTTTTTGAGCAAAAGAGCAGACTAAACAGGGTTACTTGTGCAAAGTAGTTTTCTACATGAGCTAACAGGCAGAAGTAATGTTAGATTATTTTGCTAACATATGCTAGTTCACTGATTGCTTCTCACTAGCTATCACACAGAACTGTCTAAAAGCTTAGGCCTGTTGGCTGCAATTCAAGCAAAGTTAACATTGGCAAGCTAGCTAGGCTAATTTAATCAAGTTTGCTATGAAGAAATGCAAGTGTCCTGTTCATAGAACATCTGATTATCCAGCGTCCAAATCATGTTCAGAAACCTGCCACACGCACAAAGCCCAAAATGTATCAAGTAcctgttatttgtgtttttttaccTTGTGTTTTACCTCATGTGTTGATTCAAGTGATTGGTACATTTATTATGAGAGAAATCCTTTaaaaaggtaaaagtaaaaaatactTCATTCAAGTAACATTAAGTTTCATTTCATCCTCAATAATCAAATGATTAATTGATAATTTCCCTTCTCAGCCATCAACTTATCAGCAAtcagaaatgtgtgtcatttatagtacatttattcatttggcagacacttttatccaaagtacaacacaagcaaagaacatctctagtgtgtgtgtgtgtgcacatacccATGTATATGCctatgtttttgtgttggtgGACAGGCTTAGAAAGCGAGATGGCTGCCAGGAAGAGTCCATTAGTAATGGAATCTGTGTTGCTTGTGGCCCCTGTCACAGCCCTTGAGTTTCTGGAGGAAGACTACTTATTGGCAGGTGTGGTGATGGTCCTCATGATTATTGATGATTGACCAGGGTTTGGGAACCATATTGTGACATGGCCTCCCAAAAGATTTTTTCCTACAGTGAGTCATTTAAGTGGTTGGTCATGTCTCATGATTGATAGCAGTTTGTTAATATATGTTAACATGTCACCTTAACCTCTTTTACAGGTGAAGGCCCAACTCTATCAGTTTACAGCCTGCGGACTCTGTCAGTAACATGCACCTCATTGACTGTACTCCAAAATCAGTGCATCCATGGACTTCGTCTGCAAATATGGCAGCAGGGTGAAGGAGCATGTGTCACTGTTACTATAGAGGATGAATTATTggcatcaccatggcaacaattAGGGGGGGTCAGAAGGACAGTGTTGGCTGTGTTTGGGGGGAAAGCAGTTAGAGTGGTGGAGCTGAGGGAAGAGGTGGGTGTGGGTACCCCTCCGGTTTTAAAGCTACTGGGCCCTTTGACTGAGCTGCAGGACTGGGTGTGTGATGTGCGCTGGctcagtgggggggggcaccttCTGGCTGTTGCTCTGGCCCACAATATTGTGTTGCTGCTGGAGGCTGAGGAAGGGCAGACTTTAGTGCTTTGCCCTTGTCAGGAGGGCTGCTTGCTTTACTCTGCCCTGTTGCTGGGATGGCACTGGGATAACATGGTTGTTGTGGGCGGGACTGTTTTCAACCAGTTGGTTATTTGGAGACCTGGAGGTGCATATGGTGTGGGGAGGGAACaaggggaagaggaagcaggGCAGATGAAGCCGGTGGAGAGGCGTCTGTCAGGTCACAAAGGCGTGATCTTTGGTCTCGCTTACCACTCCAAACAAGGTTTGCTGGCCTCTGCCTCAGATGACCGCAGCGTGCGAATCTGGGGGGTAGGAACGTTGGGTGGTGCAGCAGGCTGCGGGGCTTTATGCCCCCCTTGCCTTCAGGTGTTATATGGACACCAGGCTCGAGTGTTCTCAGTTCAGCTCTCACCCGGCCAGGTGTTCAGTGCTGGGGAAGATGGGACATGTCTGCAGTGGGACTGGGAGAGGGGCCAAGTTGAACGTGCTCTAAAGGGCCACAGAGCTGGAGGGGTCAGGGCGTTGGCTGTCAGTAATGAACGGAGTGGACAAAGCAGGTTGGTAGCCACTGGGGGAGCAGATGGAGGAATCAGGCTCTGGAATCTGGGGAATGAAGACGGTGGGCATGGGGGTGTGCAGACTGTGGTTGATCTGGGGTTTGAGGGCAGAGGCTGCCCCAAGGTGGTCCGTGTAGTATCAGGTGACtggagagagggtggggttGTAGTCAGCACTGACCAGGGAGTGGTGTATCTCTGGGAGGAGCAATGCTGGAAGCTGTTGTTGAAGGGGAGGGCTGAGTTCCAGTCCTACAGTGTGATGGAGGTCCTGAGTTTTGACCAACCCAGGACAGGGCTATGTGCTTTAGGTGGCCTTAATGGAGTTGTGTCCGTGTTCCCTTTGTCCCAGCCAAGTGCAGTGATACACTTGAGGGCAGGTGCAGGGAAAGTCCACAATGTGCTGTGGGCAAGGCAGGGTGGAAAGGCAGGGTACCTGTTTGTGTCAGCAGCAGAAGGTAAGGTGTATCGCTGGTACGTGAAGTTGGAGTTGGGTGAGAGGGGCCTGGAACTTAGGGCTGTGCAACTCTGTGCGTTCTTGCTCCCACCCTGTGCCAAGCGCTGGCTCACTGCTGTGGCATTTGTGCTACAATCAGAAGGGTCACTGTGGGTATGTGGAGACAGGAGGGGATCACTGCTGCTCTACAGAGACTCAAGAGAGGAAAAGGCAGGTGAAAGGGAAGAAGTGGAGGAGACGGTGAGTGAAGAGAGCACAGTGAGCAATAGAGGAGTGGTGCAGCCAGTAAACACTTTGTTTGGAGCTCATGGGAAACAGGGTGTAACATGGGTGTGTGAACACCAAGGTGTACTGTACAGCTGTGGAAGAGATGGCTGTGTGCGGGTCCTGAGGGTGGGTGGGGAACGATTTGATATGTTGGAAGTCCTGAGGGTCCAGCGGGCCTGCCAAGGTATGGAATGGATAGAGAGGGTTCTGATCCTGGATCTAGTAGAAGAGAGGgatgggtggggaggggagggcaggaTTGTGATTTTGGGGTTTCACTCAGTCTTCTTTGTGGTATGGGATCCAATCCAACAGGAGAGACTTATGTCAGTCCCCTGTGGAGGGGGGCATCGGTCCTGGAGTTACTGCCCGCCCTCCGACCTCCGTACCACTGGCACGGGGGGATCTCTGTTGTTTGTAAAGCAGGGAACAGTACTAGCCACCCAAGGCCCTCAGGAGTCCTTTGGATCTGGCAGATTATGGCTGAAGGAGGGGCTCCATGGTAAAGGGGTGGGATGCATATGTCATCTGGGTTGGGTGGGGATAGCAGGAATGGGGAGATGCTGGGAGATTCTGGTGACTGGAGGAGAGGACACGCGCTTGTCAGTACTTGCAGTCCAGCCACAAAGTGGAGCAGTCAGAGTGCTGTCCATCATCACTGACCACATCTCCAACGTACGCACACTTGCTGCAATCCGGCAGGAGGTGGAAGAGACAAATCGACAGAGAAATTACTGCAGCAAGATAGAGGGGCAGACAGTGTCATCCCTGTCTGCCTTATTGCTCTCTGCGGGCGGTAGGGCCCAGTTGCAGT
This portion of the Megalops cyprinoides isolate fMegCyp1 chromosome 7, fMegCyp1.pri, whole genome shotgun sequence genome encodes:
- the wdr6 gene encoding WD repeat-containing protein 6; the protein is MAARKSPLVMESVLLVAPVTALEFLEEDYLLAGEGPTLSVYSLRTLSVTCTSLTVLQNQCIHGLRLQIWQQGEGACVTVTIEDELLASPWQQLGGVRRTVLAVFGGKAVRVVELREEVGVGTPPVLKLLGPLTELQDWVCDVRWLSGGGHLLAVALAHNIVLLLEAEEGQTLVLCPCQEGCLLYSALLLGWHWDNMVVVGGTVFNQLVIWRPGGAYGVGREQGEEEAGQMKPVERRLSGHKGVIFGLAYHSKQGLLASASDDRSVRIWGVGTLGGAAGCGALCPPCLQVLYGHQARVFSVQLSPGQVFSAGEDGTCLQWDWERGQVERALKGHRAGGVRALAVSNERSGQSRLVATGGADGGIRLWNLGNEDGGHGGVQTVVDLGFEGRGCPKVVRVVSGDWREGGVVVSTDQGVVYLWEEQCWKLLLKGRAEFQSYSVMEVLSFDQPRTGLCALGGLNGVVSVFPLSQPSAVIHLRAGAGKVHNVLWARQGGKAGYLFVSAAEGKVYRWYVKLELGERGLELRAVQLCAFLLPPCAKRWLTAVAFVLQSEGSLWVCGDRRGSLLLYRDSREEKAGEREEVEETVSEESTVSNRGVVQPVNTLFGAHGKQGVTWVCEHQGVLYSCGRDGCVRVLRVGGERFDMLEVLRVQRACQGMEWIERVLILDLVEERDGWGGEGRIVILGFHSVFFVVWDPIQQERLMSVPCGGGHRSWSYCPPSDLRTTGTGGSLLFVKQGTVLATQGPQESFGSGRLWLKEGLHGKGVGCICHLGWVGIAGMGRCWEILVTGGEDTRLSVLAVQPQSGAVRVLSIITDHISNVRTLAAIRQEVEETNRQRNYCSKIEGQTVSSLSALLLSAGGRAQLQCYRLLIRWTAQLSQPTCQVIQIASHHLDEELERRRNRHKTLKMDPETRYMSLDVVQDGTVVLLALGCSDGAVRLFSVTNVDGRFRLLWESFYHQRCVLSVVLCCLQDPQGNRRLFLFSGATDGRIAVWDISTVINWNEDMTSASTWKGPSSPCLTFTAHQSGVNTLAIWERQSNELKPAKKGWEVGWMTLASGGDDGQLSVVIIRVEFHQQDVESSIASLQLHSSSAVPLAHSAPLTALGYLSPWLLVSTSPDQRVCLWSLHNGVPQPQAVVFSHVADVAGLEVWPCGGQLGRSYVAVCGQGLQLLQLKEREE